A genomic region of Alistipes megaguti contains the following coding sequences:
- a CDS encoding LytTR family DNA-binding domain-containing protein, whose translation MKTEMKASNECLYPTDVFLISCGMGCKRITVTDIAYIEAMKDNCIIHMVDGKRYTQSCPMGDIEPELNPDMFKRIHRSFIVNISYIDMYYYGHVVLENGMEVHIGDKYRDALKSSFHFWGSRNKKE comes from the coding sequence ATGAAAACAGAAATGAAAGCATCAAACGAGTGTTTGTACCCTACCGATGTATTCTTGATTAGTTGCGGTATGGGATGCAAGCGAATCACCGTCACTGACATTGCTTATATTGAGGCAATGAAGGACAACTGTATTATCCACATGGTTGATGGAAAACGTTACACTCAGTCTTGTCCTATGGGTGACATTGAGCCAGAGTTGAACCCGGACATGTTCAAGCGCATTCACCGTTCTTTCATCGTTAACATTAGCTACATCGACATGTACTATTATGGGCATGTCGTTTTGGAGAATGGTATGGAAGTACACATCGGTGACAAGTACCGTGATGCCTTGAAGTCCTCGTTTCACTTTTGGGGTTCAAGAAACAAAAAAGAATAG